Genomic window (bacterium):
GAAGAAGAATGACAGCGAGAAGGGGCAGGAGTTTGCGCATTCCGGACCTCTACGGGGTGGGCTATTCTATCCGCGATTGTGATTTTACATAAGAAGACAGTAAGTTTCCTTCATGTTAGCCGCATCTTTATGCAGTGTCAATAGGGAAACGCCAATTTACGTTTCACAAGCCTGGTGCACAAACGAGAGTGGAATCCCACGTGCTGCGCACAAGATGGAGAGCTTGTTTTCCGGTAGAATGCGAGACTGGAGGGTAGGTTTTTTCACTCGCAAAGGAGCAATAGAAATTGATAACGCGGGACAGGAGTGGGACAAATGGCGAGTATCAAAATAAAAGGGCCTGGGCCTGCATCGCCCAAACCCTTGTAATTACTGGTGCCGGGGAGGGGAATCGAACCCCCACGGAGCTAAGCTCCAAGGGATTTTAAGTCCCTTGTGTCTGCCAGTTCCACCACCCCGGCGCGTGGGAGAATAATACTGTTTTCGGCCCGCCCAGTCAACGCAATTGGCGCGGCGGCAGAGCTTGCCTGTTGTCAAAACCGGCTGCCGGCTGTATCTTTGCACTGTTATTCCATAACCCGAACTTATCCCGAACCGGAGAGTCGATGCTGGAGGAGCTGAAAGAGCGGGTCTGCCGGGCCAACCTCGACCTGGTACGCCACGGCCTGGTGCTTTTCACCTGGGGGAATGTTAGCGGCCTGGACCCGGAGCGACGCCTTGTGGTGATCAAGCCCAGCGGCGTGAGCTACGACAAACTCACCCCCGCCGACATGGTGGTGCTGGAGCTGGACGGCCACCGGGTGGAGGGCGCGCTCAGCCCCAGCACCGACACCCCCACCCATCTGGAGCTGTACCGCCGTTTCGAGGGTATCGGAGCTGTGGCGCACACACATTCCAGCCACGCCACGGCCTGGTGCCAGGCCGGGCAGTCCCTGCCCTGTTTCGGCACCACCCACGCCGACTATTTCTACGGCCCGGTCCCGGTGACACGCTACCTGACCCGCGAGGAGATCGCAGAGGACTACGAGATGAACACCGGACGGGTGATCGTGGAGTGTTTCGAAGGCCTCGACCCGCGCAACATGCCGGCCGTGCTGGTGGCCTCGCATGCCCCGTTCACCTGGGGTGACAGCCCCGAGAAAGCGGTGGAGAACATGGTGGTGCTGGAGGAAAGCGCCCGCATCGCCCTTTTCACCCTGGCCCTGAACGGCACGGCCGAGGCGATTGCCCGTCCGCTGCTGGACAAGCATTTCCTGCGCAAGCACGGGCCGGGAAGCTATTACGGACAGAAAAAAGATCAGAACGCATAACCTTGGGAAGGCGACGATGATTGACAGGAAAGAACTGAGGCGCTGGTGCTCGATCCCGGTGGACCGGCTCGCTGAGAACGGGCCACGGGTGCCGTTCGCGGTGGTCCAGACGCGCGAGCAGATGGGCCTGGCCATGGCGCTGGAGCTGGTGGAGGAGGTGGAACGCCACAACGCGCGCGGCGAGCTCACCCGGGCGATCGTGCCCTGCGGGCCGATGGCGTGGTACGAACCGTTCTGCCGCCTGGTCAACGAACGCGGGCTGAGCCTCAGGCGCCTGGTGGTGTTCCATATGGATGAGTGCCTGACCTGGCAGGGCGAGCTGCTGCCCAAGGGCCACCCCTACAATTTCCGCAGCACCATGGAAGATGTGTTCTACGGACCGGTGGACCCCGCTCTGGCCGTGCCGGAGGAGAACCGCAACTGGCTGACCCCGCAGTCACTGCCCACGGTACGGGCCGCAATCGCCGCCGCGCCGATCGATATCACCCTGGGCGGCTGGGGGCAGGACGGGCACGTGGCCTACAACCAGGCCCGCCGCGACCCGTTCAGCCAGGTGAGCCTGGAGGAGATGGCCGAGAGCACAGCCCGTATCCAGTATAACAACTGGGACACGATCATCGCCCTGGCCCAGCGCACGTTCGGCTCGGCCTGGCAGTTCGTGCCGCCGATGTCGGTCACCCTGGGAGTGAAAGAATGCCTCTCGGCGCGCAAGGTGCGCATATACAGCGACACCGGGGCCTGGAAACAGACCGCTTTCCGGGTGGCCCTGTTCTCGGAGCCCACCCCCGAGTACCCGCTGACCCTGCTGCAGCGCCACCCGGACGCCCGTGTCACCGCCACGCGCGAGACCGCCGACCACCCGCTGGTGCACCACCCGGAGTGGGAGCTGTTCTGAGATAAGCAAACCGGTCACGGCGCGCCGTGACCCTACTCCAGTTCTACTGGATTTCCGGGGACAAAAAAACAGCCGGACCGGCGCTCCCCCGCACCGGCCCGGCTGTACCCCCACCCCACACACATCCCCTATTAC
Coding sequences:
- a CDS encoding L-ribulose-5-phosphate 4-epimerase — its product is MEELKERVCRANLDLVRHGLVLFTWGNVSGLDPERRLVVIKPSGVSYDKLTPADMVVLELDGHRVEGALSPSTDTPTHLELYRRFEGIGAVAHTHSSHATAWCQAGQSLPCFGTTHADYFYGPVPVTRYLTREEIAEDYEMNTGRVIVECFEGLDPRNMPAVLVASHAPFTWGDSPEKAVENMVVLEESARIALFTLALNGTAEAIARPLLDKHFLRKHGPGSYYGQKKDQNA